In the genome of Amphiura filiformis chromosome 11, Afil_fr2py, whole genome shotgun sequence, the window gtctgtcttctctctttctctctctctctctctctctctctctctctctctctctctctctctctttctctctctctctttctctctttctctctctctttctttttctttctttctttctttctttctttctttctttctttctttctttctttctttctttctttctttctttctttctttctttctttctttctttctttctttctttctttctttctttctttctttctttctttctttctttctttctttctttctttctttctttctttctttctttctttctttctttctttctttctttctttctttctttctttctttctttctttttctttctttctttctttctttctttcttttgtggaGAATATGGCGTTGGCCTCTTCAATTAGTTCATTCTATCttctataattatttattttcagttgGATGGCGTGTTATTAGTGGCAGTATCACTGTATGGTGTTTTCAACGTATATTTGAATGACGACCAGAAAATTGCAGCTTATTTATTGATTGTGAATGGGGCGATCATGTCAGTTACCGGTATATTAGCCTGCTGTGCCGCGTGTTGTAAATGCTACAATAACTGTTGCATCGCTATAATGGTATGTAAAACCAGGAGGTTGGTAAAAATCCCAGTGGAAAATTGTTAAAATCATGCTAAATCATCCTATTCACCTATAGTAGACACCCCTATAATATCAAATTCTGGGTCCGCGGTTGAAATTCAGGGTAAAACCCGGGAGtgtaaaaaattgcaattttacagaTAACGAGGCGAATGGTTGTACttgtaaaaccatttttattttgtttatttgtgcaaatttttgaattttgtacTGTTTAGCTGAAAATCAAAGTGTTTACCAGGCTAAAAATAAGATGCACTTAGCAAAAATGGTCGATTTCTTCCGAGCTGTCGGAGAGGTCACTTCCCCCACCCCCGAATtcccggggagcatacccacccaAAAATGGATGATGTGCCCTCCGGGCAAAAAATATCTGAggtaatcagaaaaatatgagctttctttttcttttgataccaaaatctcatttttgatgaagaaaaataggGGATGCAGCTGTCGATCGGTTCAAAGACCTTTAATTATTTTGTATCTAATATTTAATAGCAGGCTTTTAAGCTGTTAGTTGCACCGACCATATTCGTTTTATTTACTTGGTTTGTAGTTGTTTCATGGAAACTAAAGAAATAATTGCTTCCCAAAATATTCAAACATTATTTACTATTTCCGTTTGTTATATTTtatcttcttttttcttcccGAAAGTACTGCCTGCTGACTACCCTCGTTATCGCAATCAATGGCTACGCAATTTACGCTTTCAACGGAGGGGATATAGAGGCTGCAACCGACACCTCGGGAGACAACACCATCGTCTACCTTGTCGATGTCTTTGTTACAGCAACGTGGCTGTTGAACGTAAGTTACACATGCATATTAAAGATTTATTGAcatgtcgaaagggggggggggcgatttttggcagactattttgagaattcaccaccccgggggtacacatgattacatgattattgcacagccccttaaagccacattataacatttgctgagggggacgccctcaatattattcaaaattttgtttttttacacgattatattgtactttattaaaccaacataccctgcaaaaatcaagaccctaggtgctgtagttttgtcaaaatccgaggttttgaataaaacgcaggaaccgtcgttttacgatggagtcgaacgcatacgcgatgttcataacacagtacgtacatatgGCGTGAGGGACGGTGATCTACAAACAAAGGATCATACCGTAACATgtccgaaggagtgatacgtattggtgACATCGGCGCTggaagtaaattccaattttctttgctttgccttagatgtccggctcaaaattaaaaatgggatatatctgacagtaaaagctaacattttatggcaaagaaatactaatctattttgtatgaaaatgttataatatggctttaataagttGGTGACGTtcttgtttcttctttcttctttacagGCTTTTGGTTATGCATCTGTCATAAAGACAAACCCCGCGGCGCGTAAATTCATGAAATGCATCTGCTTTTGTTTTGGAGGTGGAGAGGAATAAATAATTCGCATCACTCGCACTTGTAACATCGCGTCGTCATGGCCGTAGCCTTGTCCAATGCCCTCCAAGTTTCCTCCGTTGTATCAGCACTTGAACCCTATCACTACTTGTGACTCACCGTGAGGGCCACTGACTGCGGCTACCAATGAGACTACGAATCCTgacaatttgtaaaatgtttgctTTTGTGTAATCAATGGAtcaaaatttcagattttcaGCGGTacctccctacccaaaccaaacttgagtacccccctccTGGATGTGTTGTTGGtcgtcttcttcgtcttcttcggATTCATCTATCCTTATAgtataaaggtccgttcatactaccaccgcatttgcgatgcgttgatttgcgatgccgatatattgattacttttgccacaactcaacgcaactcgtcgcattttaaagttaaaatgtatttaactttattgcgatatcgcaatgcagtagttttcagtacgatgcagtgcggcaacgcaccgcatcgcaaatcaacgcatcgcaaatgcggtggtagtatgaacggaccttaacacGATTgtcagctatcacactaatatacacatactttttagctatttttaacatacatTTTGGTTTCTTtaacaaattattcattttttctgCTTTTTCGTGGTAACGTTTAGGCCCactattctataaactgtatatttgtgtgtaaattgagggcgctatttacatatattttaaattaatttagtcaaataaaatgagttattccttacatttcatgatgaagagtttttgaaaatttccttgctccttttgtgatgttttaaagtcattatacaagtgtctaacccttgtaaagatgcaaacaagattaaggttaaatagcgccatcagcgtTCACCTTTACTTTCAAATGACTATGGTTTTATATGTCATCAAGCAACCGTGATACAGGCAGGATGAGAGAGTTCTGGAACGGGTTACTAACATCAAAttcctatagtaagaattccaattgaatgaacgtagCTTTttacagctgcactcgatccaaccgcgatcgtatattgcgtatttcaaactacaacgcgaacgcacaaccttggatacaatgctatccaatcacgagtgcgttggcatggttggattcacttccgcgttactcacgcacagtcgcacacgctggcgtacatcgcacagtgtacgcaaaaaatcgtcacgctattgaaagctgcgttcattcaattggaattcccactataggtgttattattgatgaatgtttgacGTGGAAAGCAAAAACCAACTCACGTAATATTGGAGTATGAATAAACTCAAATTCTATCATATTTTGTATTCTCTATGTTGTACTCTTGTTTTACCTTATATCATTTGAATTATGCAAAACTGATATTGGGGGGGTACATGTAAACGCACTtggataaaaatatgaaattacagaaatggACTATGGACTCTAGCTGGCACCTATCTTGAATTGAGGGTATTTATGCACAAatacagtaataatgaattaccgggcgTAATTGATGATTTCTTTAGATTACGTttcaatattcataattaccaaacgagaaacgcTGGTTAATTCAATTGAATGAAGAACAATAAAACATTTGCAGACCATGCCATTtgtactgctggtccaatattatgaAATTCATTgccaaaaattaaataaaacggTCAATTCACTGAAACATTTCCGAAAAATATCGTGActtgatttcaaaatatgattaattcttgagcattgaGGTGGTGACTTCCCCTGGCCTTAatggccttctggtcatcccctccatgatttatttgtttggttttgtttttgtttatgtgtgttatttttttaatttatacttgtgtttatttgttgtcaattaagtaaaaaaaaatcttgaattaATGAATGTAAAAATAACTATTAAAGAAACTAAACACAACAGCACTAGACAGCCATTCGACGATGGCAACGCCTTTAAGTGTTTTatcacccagtcagatgtatttcacactgCCAAACAAAAGTCACCTAATTTTGGTGGACGTTAAATGTATACTGATGAATATTGAtgggcaacattttccaatatgtcagcgctcaaatcggacacaatagatgaatagaCACTGTAGTCCGTTTTCGGGAGCCAAGTAATATGCCACTGGTATATCGacatgcttgagcgaactgcatacaaccactacactcggtcatttcaaatattgagttttagttttggttttggtcacgaggtttcctattatcctgcctaagctcttgagtgaCGTCATTGTCGATATCTTTGTCtatactctcttaaattggccgattgaaatatttcaatcttttaacgattg includes:
- the LOC140163902 gene encoding uncharacterized protein, whose product is MDMISMENGIGDHFSNVAGGLGAAEESTEDVEGVKLSDRLLCCMHIFNFIYLLDGVLLVAVSLYGVFNVYLNDDQKIAAYLLIVNGAIMSVTGILACCAACCKCYNNCCIAIMYCLLTTLVIAINGYAIYAFNGGDIEAATDTSGDNTIVYLVDVFVTATWLLNAFGYASVIKTNPAARKFMKCICFCFGGGEE